The sequence CGCACGAGGGGGACCGAATCGTACTGCTCGATGCCGACGATCACGCGGGAGCGGAACTCGCGGGCGCCGATCTTCAGCCACGGTTCGTCGGCGACGACGCCGATGTCCGGAATGGTCACTGTTCGTCCGTCCTTTCCAGCGGTTCACGGGTGGTGCGGGCGCGGTGGAGGGTGATGCGGAGCCACTGCGAACAGATCAAGGCGAGCACCGCCGAGCCGGTCAGCCACCAGAACACCCCGCGGAACGCGTGCTCTTCGCCTGCCGCGAGGCCGTTGGCGATGGTGACCGTGTACAGCGAGCCGCCGAGGGCGCCGCCGATGCGCTGGACGATGTTGACCTGCGTGGTGGCGTCGGGGAGCTGGTCCGGGTGCACCGTCTGGTAGGCCGCGATCCCGGGCGGGACCGCGGTCGCCGCGACCGACGCGCCGAGCAGGACCAGCAGGACCTCGATCAGCACCGGGTCGGCGTCGGCGTCCGCGCCGGCGACGAGGAACACGATCGTGGTCGCGAGCGCGGCCACGCTGCCCCACGTGGCGACCACGCCGCCGCCGTAGCGGTCGGTCAGCCGGCCGGTGACCGGCAGCGCGACCGCCGTGCCGATGCCGAGCGCGAGCATCCGCAGCCCGGTGCCGATCACGCCGTCGTGGTGCAGGATTTCGAAGTACAGCGGGAAGACCAGGGCCGCGCCGAACATCAGGGCGCCGCTGAACACGGCCGCGCCGCTGGCCGCGACGTACACCGGGCGCCGGTAGAGCCCGAGGTCCATCAGCGGGTTCGCCCGTCGCCGGGTACGCAGCACGAACACCGTCAGGCCCGCGACGCCGAGCACGAGCGGGACCAGGACTGACCACGCGGCCATGGTGCCCGCCGAACTCCACGCCGTCAGCGCGTACACCAGCAGCGGGAGGCCGCCGCCGATCCACACGAAGCCCCACCAGTCGAGCGGGGCCGCGCCGCCGCGTTCGCCGCGGGGGACGTAACGGAGGCCGAACAGCAGCCCGATCGCGCCGATGGGCAGGTTGATCAGGAACAGCCACTCCCACGACAGCGCGTGCAGCACCAGGCCGCCGACGACCGGGCCGAGCGTCGGGGCCAGCGCCGCGGCGATGCCGAGCGTCGACATCACCCGGCCCAGCCGCGCGGCGCCGACCGCCTGGCCGATGATCGTCTGGCCCGCCGGGACCATCAGGCCCGCGGCCAGGCCCTGGACGACGCGCAGGCCGATGAGCCAGCCGACGTCCGGCGCGGCCGCGCACAGCCCGGAGGAGACGGTGAAGGCCACCAGCGCCATCAGCCAGAGCCGCCCGGGACCGAGCCGGCGGCCCAGCCAGCCGCACAGCGGCAGCGAAACGGCGAGCGCGACGATGTAGGCGGTCGCGACCCACTGCACCTCGGCGAGCCCGGCGTGCAGGTCGGCGCCGATGGTGTCCAGTCCGATGTTGGTCAGCGAGGCGTCGAGCCCGGACGCGAACGCCCCGAACACGATGACCAGCGCGAGCCGCCAGACCGGCCAGCCGATGCGGTCATCCGTGGCCGGTGCGGCGGTCGCGTCCGCGCGGGTCACGCCCGCACCTCTCCCGCCGCCGCGCGGCCGGCGCGCAGCGGAGCCAGTGCCGCCGACCACGCCACGACCTCGTCGATCATCCGGGTGAGCGTCGGCTCCTGGTGGTCGCCGGGCGCGAACTCGCCCGGCTGCGTCATGTCGGTGATCTTGAAGTCGGCGAAGAGCGACAGCGCCACGCACGAGCGCACGTCCGCGAGCTTGACCTCGGACACGGCGGCCCGGAGGTGCTCGACGGCGCGGATGCCGCCGTGCAGGCCGTAGCTGACGAACCCGGCCGCCTTGTCGCCCCACTCGGCGAAGAGGTAGTCGATCGCGTTCTTCAGCGCGGCCGGGTAGGAGTGGTTGTACTCCGGGGTGACGAAGATGAAACCGTCGAACCCGTCGATCACGCGCGCCCAGCGCCGCGTGTGCTCGTTCGCGTAGTCGCCGATCGCCGCCGGCACCGGCTCGTCGAGCAGCGGCAGGTCGAAGTCGGCCAGGTCCACGATTTCGAAGCTGACGTCGCCCGAGCCGGCGTGCCGTTCGGCGACCTCGAGCACCCAGGCGGCGACCAGTGCCGCGCGGCGGCGCGGCCGGGTGCTGCCGGTGATGACGGCGATCCGGGTCATGGTGACTCCTTTTTGCTGCGGAAACTCGGGAGGCTTCGCCAAGTACAGTACACGTTGTACTTTACCGATGCAACGGGCGTTGTACATCGGCTAGGATCAGCGCATGAACAGCACCGAAGCGGCGGCGCGCCGCCCCCAGCGCTCCAGCGACAAGCGCCGCGCGATCCTCGACGGCGCCCGCGTCACCTTCGCCCGCGAGGGCTACAGCCGGGCGAGCATCGACGCGATCGCCGCCGCCGCGGACGTCTCCACCCGCACCCTCTACAACCACTTCGGCGACAAGGCGCGGCTGTTCCAGGAGGTCATCCAGACCAGCGCGACCGAGGTCGCCGAGGCCCAGCTCGCCCTGATCGAGCACCACTTCGGCGCCGTCACCGACGTCGAGGCGGCCCTCACCGCGTTCGCCGGCGCGTGGGCCCGGCCGAACCCGGAGTTCGCCGACCACTTCGCGCTCGTGCAGCAGATCCGGGCCGAGGCCGGGCACCTCCCGCCCGCGGTGCTGACGGCCTGGCAGCAGGCCGGCCCGCATCGCGTCCAGGCGGAGCTGGCCTCGCGGCTGGGGCAGCTGGCCGAGCGCGGCCTGCTGCGCGTCGAGGACCCCGAACGCGCCGCGTTCCACCTGTCGCTGCTCGCGGCGGCGGAGGTGGACAGCCGCAGCTACCACGGCGCGATCCCCATCCCCGACGCCGAAGTCGCCGAGCTCGCCACCGCGGGCGTCCGGGTGTTCCTGCACGGCTACCTCCCCTGACCCTCAGGCGGCGACGCGCGGGCGCGCGCCGTCCAGTACCGGGCCGGCGGCCAGGTTCAGGCACGCCAGCAGGCACCGGGCCCCGACGTTGACGTAGCTGCCGTGGCCGACGAACCCGGCGAGCTCGGCCGGGGTCATCCAGCAGAAGTCGTCCGGGACGTCGAGGGCGGCGTCCGGCTCGGTTTCGACGACGAGGTACCGGTTCTCCGCGTGGTGGAACCGGCCACCCTCCTCCGAGTGGACGACGTCGAGCAGCCGCGCGGACGCCGGTGCCGCGAGCACCTCGTCGAGGAACCGCGGCCGGGCCCCCGCCGGGTAGTTGGCCGGGATGCAGTGCACCGTCGGCGCCATCTCGACGACGTCGTGCGTCCCCGCCTCCGTGCGGGCCTGGACCAGCACCTCGAGCCGGCCCGCCACCCGGCGGCCGAGGAACGCGACGACCCCGCGCCCGTGCGGCGCGATCATCGGCTGCGACCAGCTCTTCACCTCGCGGTGCCCGGCGGTGACGTCGACCCCGATCACCGAGAAGTGCCGTCCGTCGCAGTGGCGGATCTCGTGCGGCCCCCGCTCCCAGTCCGGCAGCACGGCCAGCGGCGTGCGCGTCCGGCTCAGCCGGTACCGCGCCTTCACCTCGGTGAACCAGCTGACCAGCTCGGCCGTGCGGGCCGGGCCCGGCGCCGCCCCGGCGGCGAACGAGAGCCCGGACAGCACCGTCCGGGCGTCCATGTTCACCACGTTGTCGGCCAGCAGGAGCTCGCCCAGCTGCGCCAGGGTCAGCCAGCAGAAACCGGGCCGCACGGGCACGTCCTCGGTGACTTCGATGATCATGTTGCGGTTGCGCTTGCTCAGGAACCACGAGCCCTGCTCCGACTGCAGCGAGTCGAAGACCACCCGCCCGCGGCGCGGGCTCCGGAAGTGCTCGAGGTAGGGCACCGGGCTGCCCTGGTGCACGCGCGTGTAGTTGCTCTTGGTGGCCTGCACGGTCGGGGAGAGCTGGACGCCGTTGACGTTGCCCGGCTCCACCTTGGCCTGCATGAGGTAGTGCGGCTCGCCGCCGATCTCGCGGGTGAGGATGCCGAGGATGCCGATCTCGGGCTGCACGATGATCGGCTGGGTCCACGACTCGACGTCGCGGTGGTCGGTGCCGATCGCCAGCCCCTCCACGGTGAAGAACCGCCCGCTGCGGTGGGCCAGGTTGCCGGTGACGGGATCGACCGCCCAGCCCGGCATGCGGTCGAGCCGGGTGCGGGTGACGGTGAAGTCCTGGGCCCGGTCGCGCTCGGCGAGCCAGTCCAGGCACTCCCCGCTGTCTCGGAACAACACGGTTTTCCCTCCCTACGCGGGCGCCGGGGCGCCGGCCGCTTCGGCGATCTGCATGACGTACCGCCCGTAGTCCGAACCCGACATCGCCGCGCCGAGCCGGTGGCACGCGGCCGCGTCGATGAACCCCATGCGCAGCGCGATCTCCTCGATGCAGGCGATCCGCACGCCCTGGCGGTTTTCGATGATCTGCACGTACTTCGCCGCCTCGGCCATGGCGTCCGGGGTGCCGGTGTCGAGCCAGGCGTACCCGCGGCCGAGGTCGACCAGCGTCGCGCGCCCGCGCTCGAGGTAGGCCCGGTTGACGTCGGTGATCTCCAGCTCGCCCCGCGCCGACGGGCGCTGCCG is a genomic window of Amycolatopsis lexingtonensis containing:
- a CDS encoding DHA2 family efflux MFS transporter permease subunit — its product is MTRADATAAPATDDRIGWPVWRLALVIVFGAFASGLDASLTNIGLDTIGADLHAGLAEVQWVATAYIVALAVSLPLCGWLGRRLGPGRLWLMALVAFTVSSGLCAAAPDVGWLIGLRVVQGLAAGLMVPAGQTIIGQAVGAARLGRVMSTLGIAAALAPTLGPVVGGLVLHALSWEWLFLINLPIGAIGLLFGLRYVPRGERGGAAPLDWWGFVWIGGGLPLLVYALTAWSSAGTMAAWSVLVPLVLGVAGLTVFVLRTRRRANPLMDLGLYRRPVYVAASGAAVFSGALMFGAALVFPLYFEILHHDGVIGTGLRMLALGIGTAVALPVTGRLTDRYGGGVVATWGSVAALATTIVFLVAGADADADPVLIEVLLVLLGASVAATAVPPGIAAYQTVHPDQLPDATTQVNIVQRIGGALGGSLYTVTIANGLAAGEEHAFRGVFWWLTGSAVLALICSQWLRITLHRARTTREPLERTDEQ
- a CDS encoding NADPH-dependent FMN reductase → MTRIAVITGSTRPRRRAALVAAWVLEVAERHAGSGDVSFEIVDLADFDLPLLDEPVPAAIGDYANEHTRRWARVIDGFDGFIFVTPEYNHSYPAALKNAIDYLFAEWGDKAAGFVSYGLHGGIRAVEHLRAAVSEVKLADVRSCVALSLFADFKITDMTQPGEFAPGDHQEPTLTRMIDEVVAWSAALAPLRAGRAAAGEVRA
- a CDS encoding TetR/AcrR family transcriptional regulator, which gives rise to MNSTEAAARRPQRSSDKRRAILDGARVTFAREGYSRASIDAIAAAADVSTRTLYNHFGDKARLFQEVIQTSATEVAEAQLALIEHHFGAVTDVEAALTAFAGAWARPNPEFADHFALVQQIRAEAGHLPPAVLTAWQQAGPHRVQAELASRLGQLAERGLLRVEDPERAAFHLSLLAAAEVDSRSYHGAIPIPDAEVAELATAGVRVFLHGYLP
- a CDS encoding NDP-hexose 2,3-dehydratase family protein, with amino-acid sequence MLFRDSGECLDWLAERDRAQDFTVTRTRLDRMPGWAVDPVTGNLAHRSGRFFTVEGLAIGTDHRDVESWTQPIIVQPEIGILGILTREIGGEPHYLMQAKVEPGNVNGVQLSPTVQATKSNYTRVHQGSPVPYLEHFRSPRRGRVVFDSLQSEQGSWFLSKRNRNMIIEVTEDVPVRPGFCWLTLAQLGELLLADNVVNMDARTVLSGLSFAAGAAPGPARTAELVSWFTEVKARYRLSRTRTPLAVLPDWERGPHEIRHCDGRHFSVIGVDVTAGHREVKSWSQPMIAPHGRGVVAFLGRRVAGRLEVLVQARTEAGTHDVVEMAPTVHCIPANYPAGARPRFLDEVLAAPASARLLDVVHSEEGGRFHHAENRYLVVETEPDAALDVPDDFCWMTPAELAGFVGHGSYVNVGARCLLACLNLAAGPVLDGARPRVAA